The Pseudomonadota bacterium genome includes a window with the following:
- a CDS encoding RNA polymerase factor sigma-32 — protein MNERTGDRSDLGGASRGAKDGPPARSADVVRYDPLEAFLREIQQYPLLGPEDERMLAEKYVATGDVQAAARLVTSNLRLVVKIAFEYRRAYRNIMDLVQEGNIGLMHAVKKFDPTRGVKLSSYAAWWIRAYILRFILNNWRLVKLGTTQSQRKLFFNLNKERQRLRSMGIEPTSAALAERMGVAEREVDDMERRLKADDVSLDAEINDAEGRSLTRLDLIADPGALQDSLFQDADFDDAFKKRLHSFGAQLTGKEQFIFQNRLVGGDPLTLQEIGDKFGVSRERIRQIERRLLDKLRSYLTSEMPGFFDGEEVS, from the coding sequence ATGAACGAACGCACGGGCGACAGATCGGATCTCGGGGGCGCGAGCAGGGGCGCGAAGGACGGGCCGCCGGCGCGGTCGGCCGACGTCGTCCGCTACGATCCGCTCGAGGCGTTCCTGCGGGAGATCCAGCAGTACCCGCTGCTCGGTCCCGAGGACGAGCGGATGCTCGCCGAGAAGTACGTGGCGACCGGCGACGTCCAGGCGGCCGCGCGGCTCGTGACCTCCAACCTCCGCCTGGTCGTGAAGATCGCCTTCGAGTACCGGCGCGCCTACCGCAACATCATGGACCTCGTCCAGGAGGGCAACATCGGCCTCATGCACGCGGTCAAGAAGTTCGACCCGACGCGCGGGGTCAAGCTGTCGTCGTACGCCGCGTGGTGGATCCGCGCGTACATCCTGCGCTTCATCCTGAACAACTGGCGCCTCGTGAAGCTCGGCACGACCCAGTCCCAGCGCAAGCTCTTCTTCAACCTCAACAAGGAGCGCCAGCGGCTCCGGTCGATGGGGATCGAGCCCACCTCCGCCGCGCTCGCCGAGCGCATGGGCGTCGCCGAGCGCGAGGTCGACGACATGGAGCGGCGCCTCAAGGCGGACGACGTGTCGCTGGACGCCGAGATCAACGACGCCGAGGGCCGATCGCTCACGCGGCTCGACCTGATCGCCGATCCGGGCGCGCTCCAGGACAGCCTCTTCCAGGACGCCGACTTCGACGACGCCTTCAAGAAGCGGCTGCACTCCTTCGGCGCCCAGCTCACCGGCAAGGAGCAGTTCATCTTCCAGAACCGCCTCGTCGGGGGCGACCCGCTCACGCTCCAGGAGATCGGCGACAAGTTCGGCGTGAGCCGCGAGCGCATCCGGCAGATCGAGCGGCGGCTCCTGGACAAGCTGCGCAGCTACCTCACGTCGGAGATGCCCGGTTTCTTCGACGGGGAGGAGGTCTCGTGA
- the rsmI gene encoding 16S rRNA (cytidine(1402)-2'-O)-methyltransferase codes for MTATARGGGTLHVVATPIGNLEDVSPRALRTLREVALIAAEDTRVTARLLARYGVRTPCRSFREQNAARAIPGLMERLAAGDDVALVCDAGTPGISDPGVALVEAAAEAGFCVSPIPGPSALAAAISVAALPGDGVRFVGFLPRSGRNRRERIAELAADRSCTVLYESPARLAATLRDLAGACGERRAVVMRELTKIHEEIARGTLIALAARFEGGTRGEIVVAVAGAPKAAPAAVGDDTLRLAVAEHLAAGMSARDASAAVAVALGVPRKRAYAAAVAAAGRRSSV; via the coding sequence GTGACGGCGACCGCCCGCGGCGGCGGCACGCTCCACGTCGTCGCGACGCCTATCGGGAACCTCGAAGACGTCTCCCCTCGGGCGCTCAGGACGCTGCGCGAGGTCGCGCTCATCGCCGCCGAGGACACCCGGGTCACCGCGAGGCTGCTCGCCCGCTACGGCGTGCGGACGCCGTGCCGGAGCTTCAGGGAGCAGAACGCGGCGCGCGCGATCCCCGGGCTCATGGAGCGGCTCGCGGCGGGCGACGACGTCGCGCTCGTATGCGACGCGGGGACCCCCGGGATCTCCGACCCCGGCGTGGCGCTCGTCGAGGCCGCGGCGGAGGCGGGCTTTTGCGTCTCCCCTATCCCCGGCCCGTCCGCGCTCGCGGCCGCGATCTCGGTCGCCGCGCTGCCGGGCGACGGGGTCCGCTTCGTCGGGTTCCTCCCACGCTCCGGCAGGAACCGGCGCGAGCGGATCGCCGAGCTCGCCGCGGATCGCTCGTGCACCGTCCTCTACGAGTCGCCGGCCCGCCTCGCGGCGACGCTGCGCGATCTCGCGGGGGCCTGCGGCGAAAGGCGCGCGGTCGTGATGCGCGAGCTGACCAAGATCCACGAGGAGATCGCCCGGGGCACGCTCATAGCGCTCGCGGCGCGGTTCGAGGGCGGGACGCGCGGGGAGATCGTCGTCGCCGTGGCCGGCGCCCCGAAGGCGGCGCCCGCGGCGGTGGGCGACGATACGCTTCGACTGGCCGTCGCGGAGCACCTCGCCGCCGGCATGTCCGCCCGCGACGCCTCTGCGGCCGTCGCCGTCGCGCTCGGCGTGCCTAGAAAGCGGGCGTACGCGGCGGCGGTCGCGGCGGCTGGGAGACGGTCATCGGTTTGA